Proteins found in one Rhodobacteraceae bacterium D3-12 genomic segment:
- a CDS encoding ATP-binding cassette domain-containing protein, whose amino-acid sequence MTQVVRIIRLLVSAAPWAMARGAALSVVVLLMGAALLGLSGWFITATGLAGIAGIGIAFDVFRPSAGVRFLALGRTAARYGERLLTHDAILRALAALRVTILGQHGRLDARALARLRGEAVLTRMVADVDALDGLILRIVLPAVAGFVTHAVVFAMLVWLVGPGVAIAIAALYLPTTIIVPWWLARATLDPSDRAEKGGQSLRRGMIDMIRDREALILSGTMDERETQLIRMDEAVRRDTRLLDRVERRAGLAIAVIVTLAAAGAFLVGGWILAEGSVGPAKAVIGLFVALALAETVLPLRRGFGELGRMIGAANRIDLAPAHAAQTGVAPALAAAPTLVVSLPDVSLSLAPGEAVALSGPSGAGKSTLLLAIAGLLPGDGIALDDKPPTAWEESTLRERVAVLPQRSALLAGTIRENLCLAAGHEDAVLWGVLKAVALGETIKERGGLDARLGEGGAGLSGGQARRLALARCLLSRPDLLLLDEPTEGLDPQTADMVLTGVRSFLPKASLLVALHRGADHPVFDRVCRFKRSG is encoded by the coding sequence ATGACACAGGTGGTTCGCATCATTCGCTTGTTGGTGAGCGCCGCCCCGTGGGCGATGGCGCGCGGTGCGGCGCTTTCGGTTGTGGTGCTGCTTATGGGCGCGGCGCTGCTTGGGTTGTCGGGCTGGTTTATCACGGCGACGGGCTTGGCGGGGATTGCCGGGATAGGGATTGCGTTCGATGTCTTTCGCCCCTCTGCCGGGGTGCGATTTCTCGCGCTCGGGCGCACGGCGGCACGCTATGGTGAGCGTTTATTGACCCATGACGCCATCTTGCGGGCGCTCGCGGCGTTGCGGGTGACCATCCTTGGGCAACACGGACGCCTTGATGCACGGGCTTTAGCGCGGTTACGCGGTGAGGCGGTATTGACGCGGATGGTTGCGGATGTCGATGCACTGGACGGGCTCATATTGCGGATTGTTTTGCCCGCGGTCGCGGGTTTCGTGACGCATGCGGTGGTTTTTGCGATGTTGGTCTGGCTTGTTGGGCCGGGCGTGGCGATCGCGATTGCGGCTCTTTATCTGCCAACCACGATTATCGTGCCGTGGTGGCTTGCGCGCGCGACGCTTGACCCCTCTGACAGGGCTGAGAAGGGCGGGCAAAGCCTGCGCCGTGGTATGATCGACATGATCCGTGATCGAGAGGCGCTTATTCTGTCAGGCACGATGGACGAGCGGGAAACCCAGTTGATCCGTATGGATGAGGCGGTGCGCAGGGACACCCGACTACTGGATAGGGTTGAGCGTAGGGCAGGGTTGGCGATAGCAGTTATTGTTACGCTGGCAGCGGCAGGTGCCTTTTTGGTCGGGGGCTGGATCCTTGCAGAAGGCAGCGTCGGGCCAGCAAAAGCCGTTATCGGATTGTTTGTCGCGCTGGCATTGGCGGAGACTGTTTTGCCACTGCGACGCGGGTTTGGTGAGCTTGGCCGTATGATTGGCGCGGCCAATCGTATTGATCTTGCGCCAGCGCACGCGGCACAAACCGGGGTGGCGCCCGCGCTGGCAGCTGCGCCGACGCTGGTTGTGAGCTTGCCGGATGTTTCATTGTCGCTAGCGCCGGGAGAGGCTGTGGCGTTGAGTGGACCCTCGGGCGCAGGCAAAAGCACGCTGTTGCTGGCCATTGCCGGTCTGTTGCCCGGTGATGGCATCGCGCTGGATGACAAGCCGCCGACAGCTTGGGAAGAAAGCACACTTCGCGAACGGGTTGCTGTGTTGCCGCAGCGCAGCGCGCTGCTTGCCGGAACAATCCGGGAAAACCTCTGCCTTGCCGCTGGTCATGAGGATGCAGTGCTTTGGGGTGTTTTAAAGGCCGTCGCGCTTGGCGAAACGATCAAGGAGCGCGGCGGGCTTGACGCGCGACTGGGCGAAGGGGGCGCTGGCCTATCGGGCGGCCAAGCGCGACGGCTTGCGCTTGCGCGTTGTCTTTTGTCTCGACCCGATCTTTTGCTTCTGGACGAGCCGACCGAAGGGCTCGACCCGCAAACCGCCGATATGGTGCTGACGGGTGTGCGCAGCTTTTTGCCCAAAGCATCGCTGCTTGTTGCTCTGCATCGCGGTGCGGATCATCCTGTATTTGACCGGGTTTGCCGTTTCAAACGGTCGGGGTGA
- a CDS encoding ATP-binding cassette domain-containing protein → MRRLPDGLQTRLGETGGGVSGGEARRLMLARAVMARGDLILADEPTADLDGETAGRIIAALERIRAEGRAILVATHDPVLAAAMAQNVAMQT, encoded by the coding sequence GTGCGCCGTTTGCCTGATGGCTTGCAGACACGATTGGGGGAAACCGGCGGCGGTGTCTCGGGGGGAGAGGCAAGGCGTCTTATGTTGGCGCGTGCCGTTATGGCCAGGGGCGATCTGATCCTTGCTGATGAGCCGACGGCCGATCTGGATGGCGAAACCGCTGGGCGGATCATCGCGGCGCTTGAGCGTATACGAGCAGAGGGGCGGGCTATTTTGGTCGCCACCCACGATCCGGTTTTGGCGGCGGCGATGGCCCAAAACGTGGCAATGCAGACATGA
- a CDS encoding ABC transporter transmembrane domain-containing protein: MPDVTHSVSDAKSRRQRAKDRIIQPVARELNTAGVLSVIAGLLWPVQAAAIAWAVSGWVHAEVAQDRTLPAIAVFVIAGVLRALLEHRAGAFLYNAAEKTIARERSLLIQREGRATAGIGSASVASLAVQKLPLLQPWITRYQVAMMRVSVLPLVLVAMAFSLSWVVGLTLLVAGPLIPVFMALVGMAAEEASRRQMNEIASMNDMLMDRLSALTDIRLLGATERATADFSSRAEALRVKTMAVLKVAFLSSTVLELFSAIGVALVAVFVGFTLLGEIGFGSWGTPLTLGEGLFLLLIAPEFFQPLRDLSAAWHDRAAGYAVVEELDAMDRAERVEMVGQGTRSAALAGAFSLQTEGAIAVLPGRRVALPDVALEAGASLAITGPSGVGKSTALAAIAGLIPLDAGRIVVCGQVLGADTADGWRSRVALVPQRLHFPNQTIGKWLDPRKRGAILGWLLIWRMRRRSCAVCLMACRHDWGKPAAVSRGERQGVLCWRVPLWPGAI, encoded by the coding sequence ATGCCTGATGTGACACACTCTGTGTCGGACGCGAAATCGCGGCGGCAAAGGGCAAAGGACCGAATTATTCAACCGGTCGCGCGTGAACTCAACACTGCGGGTGTGCTGTCTGTGATTGCCGGGTTGCTCTGGCCGGTTCAGGCGGCGGCGATCGCTTGGGCGGTGTCGGGCTGGGTGCATGCCGAGGTCGCGCAGGACCGGACGTTGCCAGCCATCGCCGTGTTCGTGATTGCCGGAGTGTTGCGCGCCCTTTTGGAGCATCGCGCAGGTGCGTTTCTTTATAACGCGGCGGAGAAGACCATTGCGCGCGAACGCTCGCTACTTATCCAGCGCGAGGGGCGGGCCACGGCGGGGATCGGATCGGCCTCGGTTGCTTCACTGGCGGTGCAAAAACTACCGCTGCTTCAGCCTTGGATCACGCGTTACCAAGTTGCGATGATGCGTGTGTCTGTCTTGCCGCTTGTACTGGTCGCAATGGCATTTTCGCTATCATGGGTCGTCGGGCTGACGCTCTTGGTTGCGGGGCCGTTGATCCCGGTGTTCATGGCCCTCGTGGGTATGGCTGCCGAAGAGGCGTCACGCCGGCAAATGAATGAGATCGCAAGCATGAATGATATGCTGATGGATCGGCTTTCTGCTCTGACGGATATTCGGCTTTTGGGAGCTACAGAGCGTGCCACCGCCGATTTTTCCAGCCGTGCTGAGGCGTTGCGAGTCAAGACCATGGCAGTGCTGAAGGTGGCGTTTCTTTCTTCGACCGTGCTTGAGCTTTTTTCCGCGATTGGGGTCGCACTTGTGGCAGTTTTCGTTGGTTTCACGCTGTTGGGTGAAATCGGCTTTGGCAGTTGGGGCACGCCGCTGACCTTGGGCGAGGGGCTGTTTTTGCTGCTCATCGCGCCGGAGTTTTTTCAGCCGCTGCGCGATCTATCCGCAGCGTGGCACGACCGGGCGGCGGGATATGCAGTGGTTGAAGAGCTTGATGCGATGGATCGGGCGGAACGTGTTGAGATGGTCGGGCAGGGGACGCGCAGCGCGGCTTTAGCCGGGGCGTTTTCGCTTCAAACGGAGGGCGCGATTGCAGTGCTTCCGGGACGGCGGGTGGCTCTACCTGATGTGGCGCTGGAGGCCGGTGCATCACTGGCGATTACCGGGCCGAGCGGGGTTGGTAAAAGCACGGCTTTGGCGGCGATTGCAGGGCTGATCCCGCTCGATGCCGGACGGATCGTTGTGTGCGGTCAGGTGCTGGGCGCAGACACTGCGGATGGTTGGCGCAGCCGCGTTGCTTTGGTTCCGCAGCGGCTTCATTTTCCAAACCAAACCATCGGCAAGTGGCTCGATCCGCGTAAGAGGGGGGCGATCCTTGGCTGGCTCTTGATTTGGCGGATGCGGAGGAGATCGTGCGCCGTTTGCCTGATGGCTTGCAGACACGATTGGGGGAAACCGGCGGCGGTGTCTCGGGGGGAGAGGCAAGGCGTCTTATGTTGGCGCGTGCCGTTATGGCCAGGGGCGATCTGA
- a CDS encoding Crp/Fnr family transcriptional regulator, translating into MSRKSETTKTRERTVLHRAVVDHGGVVHMAPTGATAFCWQWTARSFVLVRSGRLSVRFLTTRATLPWAECRASGGQDCLPVTAAILSGSEIDVQAVCLQPTSWIELDPKAFIDLVDRDIAFRRALFSQHAARLPGFFRRVSGKGIDSNDQRLAAWLIANEASGLVAATHGDIAADLVTAREVVSRRLKGFAEKGWITQRRGCIAIEAAGALSRVARGSSNWSCPDKRSRRKPR; encoded by the coding sequence ATGTCTCGCAAGTCTGAAACCACCAAGACACGTGAACGGACTGTTCTGCATAGGGCCGTTGTGGATCATGGAGGCGTGGTTCACATGGCGCCAACGGGGGCAACAGCGTTTTGCTGGCAATGGACTGCGCGGTCCTTTGTTCTGGTTCGCTCCGGCAGGCTTTCGGTGCGGTTTCTGACCACCCGTGCGACGCTGCCGTGGGCGGAGTGCCGGGCTTCGGGCGGACAAGACTGCTTGCCGGTTACGGCGGCGATCCTGTCGGGATCAGAAATTGATGTTCAGGCGGTTTGTTTACAGCCGACAAGTTGGATCGAGCTTGATCCTAAGGCGTTCATCGATCTTGTGGATCGCGACATTGCATTTCGCAGGGCGTTGTTTTCACAACACGCTGCGCGGTTGCCCGGCTTCTTTCGTCGGGTTTCTGGCAAGGGTATCGATTCAAACGATCAACGGTTGGCCGCATGGTTGATAGCAAATGAGGCAAGCGGTCTGGTTGCGGCAACCCACGGCGATATTGCTGCGGACCTTGTGACCGCCCGCGAGGTGGTGTCGCGGCGGTTGAAGGGCTTTGCCGAGAAAGGCTGGATAACGCAGCGGAGGGGATGCATTGCAATCGAGGCCGCAGGGGCTTTGTCGCGGGTGGCGCGTGGCTCGTCAAACTGGAGCTGTCCTGATAAGAGGTCGCGGCGCAAGCCGCGCTGA
- a CDS encoding TonB-dependent receptor, producing the protein MKRSALARFAATTAITAFITTPLYADEVINLDAIIISGGLTPIEAARYGRAASVLSREEIEQRGITSVQNALRALPGVSVNGAGNSFTQVRIRGGEANHTLILIDGVEAAGGDSDYILSGLETANIERIEVLRGPQSVYYGSNASAGVINIITRQGTQTGQTYSGKLEFGAATTASAFVSTRNARGGLSLALSYTDDKGYDLSGDGGEKDSIERRTAILKGDYALGENLTLGFNLRRSRENYDADSTAWLATDAASYVVDDPTQFSQRDEFTSSVFAEYAMLDGRLVHRLQLENTDNRQTYNGGAATKTRTQAAKYRLSYGLDGRAVADADHLLNAMLEWEKDSSSSNPAYGREAMSYALEYRGSFNNGLDLQAGVRFDDNKVFDDAVTWTLGMSYTFEQSGIRLHASAGAGVVNPTYFELYANAFGYSGNPNLTPERNQSFDIGVEVPVMQGRGSIDLTYFNEALTDEITSVSTGPGTFSYVNQTGESKRHGLELSGKVQATDTLAFRLSYTYLEATNPDGSVEVRRPQHELALGATLQTFNGRGSISADIRHVAGNYDTQFWGSYSTVALPAYTTVDLAAQYQIDDRWTVTGRVTNLFDKDSSDVWGYANRGRAIYVGLGASF; encoded by the coding sequence TTGAAACGTTCAGCACTTGCGAGATTTGCCGCCACCACTGCCATTACGGCTTTTATCACCACACCGCTTTACGCAGACGAGGTGATCAACCTCGACGCCATCATCATATCTGGTGGCCTTACCCCAATCGAAGCCGCCCGCTATGGCCGCGCCGCCAGCGTTTTGAGCCGCGAGGAAATCGAACAGCGTGGCATCACTTCGGTTCAGAACGCGCTGCGCGCCCTGCCCGGTGTCTCGGTCAATGGCGCTGGCAACAGCTTTACCCAAGTACGTATCCGCGGCGGCGAGGCCAACCACACGCTCATCCTGATCGACGGCGTCGAAGCCGCGGGCGGCGATAGCGATTACATCCTGAGCGGGCTTGAAACCGCCAATATCGAACGCATTGAGGTGCTGCGCGGGCCGCAATCGGTCTATTATGGCTCGAACGCCTCGGCCGGTGTGATCAACATCATCACCCGACAGGGCACGCAAACCGGCCAGACATATAGCGGCAAGCTAGAGTTCGGCGCCGCCACCACAGCGTCAGCCTTTGTCTCGACCCGCAACGCGCGTGGCGGCTTGTCGCTGGCCCTCTCCTACACTGACGACAAGGGCTATGACCTCTCTGGTGATGGCGGCGAGAAAGACAGCATTGAACGGCGCACCGCGATCCTCAAAGGCGACTATGCTCTTGGCGAGAACCTGACGCTCGGCTTTAACCTCCGCCGCTCTCGCGAAAATTACGACGCCGACAGCACCGCTTGGCTCGCCACCGATGCCGCCAGCTATGTCGTGGACGACCCGACACAGTTCAGCCAGCGTGACGAGTTCACCAGCTCGGTTTTTGCCGAATACGCCATGCTCGACGGGCGCCTCGTGCATCGTTTACAACTGGAAAACACCGACAACCGCCAGACCTATAACGGCGGTGCCGCCACTAAAACCCGTACCCAAGCGGCAAAGTACCGCTTGAGCTATGGTTTGGACGGACGCGCCGTGGCCGACGCCGACCACCTTCTCAACGCCATGCTCGAATGGGAAAAAGACAGCAGCAGCTCAAACCCCGCCTATGGCCGCGAGGCCATGTCCTATGCTCTGGAGTACCGCGGCTCATTCAACAACGGGCTCGATCTTCAGGCAGGCGTGCGATTTGACGATAACAAGGTGTTTGACGATGCGGTAACATGGACCCTCGGCATGTCTTATACTTTCGAGCAATCAGGCATCCGCCTGCATGCTTCGGCCGGGGCTGGGGTGGTAAACCCCACTTATTTTGAACTCTACGCCAACGCCTTCGGCTATTCGGGCAACCCAAACCTGACCCCCGAACGCAACCAAAGTTTTGACATCGGCGTCGAAGTGCCCGTGATGCAGGGCCGTGGCAGCATCGACCTGACCTATTTTAACGAAGCCTTGACCGATGAGATCACCTCGGTCAGCACCGGCCCCGGCACCTTTAGCTATGTTAACCAAACAGGCGAAAGCAAACGCCACGGGCTAGAGCTTTCTGGCAAGGTGCAAGCCACCGACACCCTCGCCTTCCGGCTCTCCTATACCTACCTAGAGGCGACCAACCCGGACGGCAGCGTCGAAGTCCGCCGCCCGCAGCATGAACTTGCGCTTGGCGCGACCCTGCAAACCTTTAACGGGCGCGGCAGCATAAGCGCCGACATCCGCCATGTGGCGGGCAACTACGACACCCAGTTTTGGGGAAGCTATAGCACCGTCGCGCTGCCCGCCTACACCACCGTCGACCTTGCAGCTCAATACCAGATCGACGATCGCTGGACCGTTACCGGGCGGGTAACGAACCTGTTCGACAAAGATAGCAGCGACGTCTGGGGCTATGCCAACAGGGGGCGTGCAATTTATGTCGGTCTTGGCGCGTCTTTCTAA
- a CDS encoding ABC transporter substrate-binding protein — MSVLARLSNKTRNALLAWALLCAPAFADAPGPSRVVSINLCTDQLAMLLAAPEQLHSVSFIALDGRVSAMTKEAGSYVINHGRAEEIYLLRPDLVVAGAFTPRSTVEMLRRLNIPVTVFAPANTLDDVRARVTQMGEVLHRTEAAQAMLDDFDARLEQITTDIAERPRAILYYANGYTSGDNTLAGQILLAAGFRNAASETGWTAGRKLPLEVLAMTDPDIVITARPYPGASRSEAVLDHPVVQALRANSASTALADQNWVCGTPFVLRAIENLAAARLNLTEAAQ; from the coding sequence ATGTCGGTCTTGGCGCGTCTTTCTAACAAGACGCGCAACGCGCTCTTGGCTTGGGCTCTGCTCTGCGCACCCGCATTTGCGGATGCGCCGGGCCCAAGCCGGGTGGTGTCGATCAACCTCTGCACCGATCAACTAGCCATGCTGCTCGCCGCGCCGGAGCAGCTTCACTCGGTTTCGTTTATTGCCCTCGACGGGCGTGTCTCGGCGATGACGAAAGAAGCCGGCAGCTATGTGATCAACCACGGTCGGGCCGAAGAAATCTACCTCCTTCGGCCCGACCTCGTTGTTGCCGGGGCCTTCACCCCGCGCTCGACCGTTGAAATGCTGCGCCGCCTCAACATTCCCGTGACCGTCTTCGCCCCGGCCAACACTTTGGACGACGTGCGCGCCCGAGTGACCCAAATGGGCGAAGTATTGCACCGCACCGAAGCGGCCCAAGCCATGCTCGATGATTTCGATGCACGACTTGAGCAGATCACGACCGATATCGCGGAAAGGCCACGCGCCATTCTCTATTACGCCAACGGCTACACCTCTGGCGACAATACGCTGGCCGGCCAAATCCTCCTTGCCGCGGGGTTTCGCAACGCTGCGAGCGAGACCGGCTGGACCGCTGGACGCAAACTGCCGCTAGAGGTGCTGGCCATGACCGACCCTGATATCGTGATAACCGCCCGTCCCTACCCCGGTGCATCGCGCTCCGAAGCCGTTCTGGATCACCCGGTCGTGCAGGCTCTCCGTGCCAACAGCGCCAGCACTGCTCTCGCCGATCAAAATTGGGTCTGCGGTACGCCCTTTGTGTTGCGTGCCATCGAAAACCTCGCTGCCGCGCGCTTAAACCTCACCGAGGCCGCGCAATGA
- a CDS encoding iron ABC transporter permease yields MTRLAVALSVSVLALFMASLLIGPTAIGTTQSLSALVAGGEDPLALVMREIRLPRSLLAAMIGASLGLAGAAMQGYLRNPLAEPGLIGVSGTAALGAVLAIHTGLSAAFALGLPLAALGGAFLGVMLVMLLAGPRGTSLTLILAGIAVSALAAALTSLVLNLSPNPFAANEIMFWMMGSLADRSMTHVYLALPFMALGWLLLGGLGRGLDALTLGEDAAQAMGIGIPRLRLLLTIGTACVIGASTAVAGAIGFVGLVVPHILRPLVGAQPSRLLWASALGGAAMVLAADIAVRLILPERDLKLGVLTALIGAPLFLHLILKLRQERI; encoded by the coding sequence ATGACCCGTCTGGCCGTTGCTCTCTCAGTGAGCGTGCTTGCGCTCTTCATGGCGTCGCTATTGATCGGACCGACCGCCATCGGGACCACGCAAAGCCTATCGGCGCTTGTCGCCGGAGGGGAAGATCCGCTGGCACTTGTTATGCGTGAAATCCGCCTGCCCCGGAGCCTGCTGGCCGCGATGATCGGGGCCAGCCTTGGGTTGGCGGGCGCAGCTATGCAGGGCTATCTGCGCAACCCGCTGGCCGAACCTGGCCTTATCGGCGTTTCGGGGACGGCGGCGCTTGGGGCGGTGCTGGCCATTCACACCGGGCTCAGCGCGGCTTTTGCCCTCGGCTTGCCGCTTGCGGCCTTGGGCGGCGCATTTCTGGGCGTGATGCTGGTGATGCTGCTTGCTGGGCCGCGCGGCACGTCGCTTACGCTAATCCTTGCCGGGATTGCGGTCTCGGCATTGGCGGCGGCGCTGACCTCGCTTGTCCTCAACCTTTCGCCCAACCCCTTCGCCGCGAATGAAATCATGTTCTGGATGATGGGCTCGCTTGCTGATCGCTCGATGACACATGTTTATCTCGCGCTGCCCTTCATGGCATTGGGCTGGCTGCTACTCGGCGGGCTCGGGCGCGGGCTCGATGCGCTGACATTGGGCGAGGACGCGGCGCAAGCCATGGGCATCGGCATCCCCCGTCTGCGCCTGTTGCTGACAATCGGCACCGCATGCGTCATCGGCGCAAGCACGGCCGTCGCCGGAGCGATCGGATTTGTCGGACTCGTCGTGCCACATATCTTGCGCCCATTGGTCGGGGCGCAGCCCTCGCGTCTGCTCTGGGCCTCGGCTTTGGGTGGTGCGGCAATGGTGCTTGCAGCGGACATCGCCGTACGGCTCATCTTGCCCGAGAGAGATTTAAAACTCGGCGTGCTCACCGCGCTGATCGGTGCGCCGCTCTTTTTGCACCTGATCCTCAAACTAAGACAGGAGCGCATATGA
- a CDS encoding ABC transporter ATP-binding protein gives MTLLSVSDFSVRLRGRDTLNSLSFDIGAGEFVGLIGPNGAGKTTLMRAALGLLPFKGQSSLAALPENLRAKQVAWMPQAREIAWPVTVEKVVMLGRLPHLTSAQKPSATDHAKVDAALAQMELGPMRHRSATHLSGGEQARVLIARALAQDTPLLVADEPVAGLDPAHQIATMQTFKALADQGRSSLVSLHDLGLAARHCTRLIMLQDGKLVANGPPEEVLSPERLAQVFGITAWFEHTDQGPVYQPLEVIR, from the coding sequence ATGACCCTGTTGTCCGTCTCCGACTTTTCGGTGCGTCTGCGTGGGCGCGACACGCTCAACTCGTTGTCGTTCGACATTGGCGCAGGCGAATTTGTCGGGCTGATCGGCCCCAATGGCGCGGGCAAAACGACCTTGATGCGTGCCGCCCTCGGCCTTCTTCCTTTCAAGGGCCAAAGCTCCCTCGCTGCGCTTCCCGAAAACCTGCGGGCAAAACAGGTCGCTTGGATGCCGCAAGCCCGCGAAATCGCTTGGCCTGTGACGGTGGAAAAGGTGGTGATGCTGGGCCGTCTGCCGCATCTTACCTCGGCGCAAAAACCAAGCGCCACAGACCACGCCAAAGTTGATGCCGCCCTCGCCCAAATGGAACTCGGTCCGATGCGCCATCGCTCCGCCACCCACCTGTCCGGTGGCGAGCAGGCCCGTGTCTTGATCGCCCGCGCTTTGGCCCAGGACACCCCGCTTCTGGTCGCAGACGAGCCGGTTGCCGGGCTGGACCCCGCCCATCAAATCGCCACGATGCAAACCTTCAAGGCCCTCGCCGACCAAGGTCGCTCCTCGCTCGTCTCATTGCATGACCTCGGTCTTGCGGCCCGCCACTGTACCCGCCTGATAATGCTCCAAGACGGCAAGCTGGTGGCCAATGGCCCGCCCGAAGAAGTGCTGAGCCCGGAGCGTTTGGCGCAAGTTTTCGGCATCACCGCTTGGTTTGAACACACCGATCAAGGCCCGGTTTATCAACCGCTCGAGGTCATCCGATGA
- a CDS encoding adenosylcobinamide amidohydrolase, translating into MSRVTLARPWLDFDLGEEMQVLSWAVNRPGLVLARHVLWREVRNADLPPDRDVNDWLATELQGRNAAQAVTFLTSRDLRFFAENHAVAGDIKAHAVATVGFSNAERVGHRVDRRGKDWGTINVALRLNTGLTEPALIELMSIAVEARTAAVIDAQWPLPLNNAVNLASSMATGTGTDCVAVASPRGQTKYAGLHTDIGEAAGCAVYDAVLEGAQEWIAQDKLRDAPSV; encoded by the coding sequence ATGAGCCGCGTTACACTGGCCCGCCCATGGTTGGACTTTGATCTTGGAGAAGAGATGCAAGTGCTAAGCTGGGCCGTGAACCGCCCCGGCCTCGTGCTCGCCCGGCATGTTCTCTGGCGCGAAGTGCGTAACGCCGACCTACCGCCAGACCGTGATGTGAATGACTGGCTGGCGACTGAACTACAAGGGCGCAACGCAGCGCAGGCCGTGACCTTCCTCACCTCGCGCGATCTGCGCTTTTTTGCTGAAAACCATGCAGTTGCGGGCGATATCAAGGCCCACGCAGTTGCCACCGTCGGCTTCTCCAATGCCGAACGGGTCGGCCACCGGGTTGACCGTCGCGGCAAGGATTGGGGCACGATCAATGTTGCGCTGCGCCTGAATACGGGCCTGACCGAACCGGCACTGATCGAACTGATGAGCATCGCGGTCGAGGCCCGCACCGCGGCTGTAATCGACGCCCAGTGGCCACTTCCTTTGAACAACGCAGTCAATCTGGCGAGTAGCATGGCAACTGGCACTGGCACCGATTGCGTCGCTGTGGCCAGCCCAAGGGGACAAACCAAATACGCAGGCCTGCACACTGACATCGGCGAAGCCGCTGGGTGTGCTGTCTATGACGCTGTGCTTGAGGGCGCCCAAGAATGGATCGCGCAGGACAAACTGCGCGACGCCCCCTCCGTCTAG
- a CDS encoding TIGR03084 family metal-binding protein, with translation MFDQPSDFEAESNALYGLLKDKSDAELAQPTQFKGWSIDHVIGHLHIWNHAADLSLKGGADVDAFIAAATEEAHKTSLRNFENIWLDGLHGRALLETWHAYYPQVANRFSATDPKVRLKWSGPDMSARSSITARLMETWAHGQEVYDTLGVVRHDKDYIKNIAVLGVNTFGWTYQNRGKPVPDQMPYVRLTAPSGGIWEWGDAEQSNSITGAATEFCQVVTQTRNIADTTLGVRGDVAAEWMAIAQCFAGPVEQPPAPGTRRTAQV, from the coding sequence ATGTTTGACCAACCAAGTGATTTTGAAGCCGAAAGCAATGCGCTCTATGGGCTGTTGAAAGACAAATCTGACGCAGAGCTGGCCCAACCGACGCAGTTTAAGGGGTGGTCTATTGATCATGTAATCGGCCATCTGCACATTTGGAACCATGCTGCAGATTTGTCCCTGAAAGGGGGCGCAGATGTTGACGCGTTCATCGCCGCCGCGACGGAGGAAGCGCATAAGACCAGTTTGCGTAATTTCGAGAATATTTGGCTTGATGGGCTGCACGGTCGGGCGTTGCTGGAAACGTGGCACGCTTATTACCCACAGGTTGCGAACAGGTTTTCAGCGACTGACCCAAAGGTGCGGCTGAAATGGTCTGGCCCGGACATGAGCGCCCGCTCCAGCATCACCGCACGCTTGATGGAAACATGGGCGCATGGGCAAGAAGTTTATGACACGCTGGGGGTGGTGCGCCACGACAAGGATTATATCAAAAATATCGCCGTTCTAGGGGTGAATACCTTTGGTTGGACCTATCAGAACCGCGGCAAGCCCGTACCGGATCAGATGCCGTATGTTCGGTTGACGGCCCCTTCGGGCGGCATCTGGGAATGGGGCGATGCCGAGCAAAGCAACTCTATCACGGGTGCGGCCACGGAGTTCTGTCAGGTCGTGACACAGACGCGTAATATTGCCGATACAACCCTCGGCGTGCGGGGGGATGTCGCGGCGGAATGGATGGCGATCGCACAGTGTTTCGCAGGCCCGGTAGAACAGCCACCAGCACCTGGAACCCGGCGCACAGCGCAGGTGTGA